From a region of the Etheostoma cragini isolate CJK2018 chromosome 22, CSU_Ecrag_1.0, whole genome shotgun sequence genome:
- the lztfl1 gene encoding leucine zipper transcription factor-like protein 1 isoform X1: MAEFEFNEHHQNEVINYMRFARSKMVLRLKTIDSCFEELKDSRLVEETFTVDEVKEMLDGLQAVVRGEVEMELINTAHTNVLLLRQLFSQAEKFYLRLQSDISELENRELLEQVAEFEKTDFKTAKINQETSKPKLLAPLNEGGVAELLNKEIARLQEENDKLKSRLRTLESQAMSALDERTKAERALKDLQKVHGEQQLAAHSQELSSLEDTVAALREDYERSLSAKSASQKDLQENLISAKHELLRVQEQLSLAEKELDKKFQQTAAYRNMKEILTKKNEQIKEIRKRLQRYEPNE; the protein is encoded by the exons ATG GCTGAATTTGAGTTTAATGAACACCATCAGAATGAAGTCATCAATTACATGCGATTTGCACGTTCAAAGATGGTCCTGAGACTAAAGACTATTGACTCATGCTTTGAAGAACTCAAAGATAGCAG GCTGGTGGAGGAGACCTTCACAGTGGACGAAGTGAAGGAGATGCTGGATGGGCTGCAGGCCGTGGTGCGTGGGGAGGTGGAGATGGAGCTGATAAACACAGCTCACACCAATGTGCTGCTGCTCAGGCAGCTCTTCTCCCAGGCTGAGAAGTTTTACCTTCGACTGCAAAGTGATATCTCAGAGCTGGAAAACAG GGAGTTGTTAGAACAAGTGGCTGAATTTGAGAAGACTGACTTTAAAACTGCTAAG ATTAACCAGGAAACAAGCAAACCCAAGCTACTAGCACCACTGAATGAAGGTGGGGTGGCTGAACTTCTTAACAAG GAGATAGCGAGACTACAGGAGGAAAATGATAAATTGAAGTCCAGGCTGCGGACTTTAGAATCCCAG GCAATGAGTGCACTGGATGAGAGAACCAAGGCAGAAAGAGCTCTGAAAGACCTCCAGAAGGTGCACGGTGAACAGCAG CTGGCTGCTCATTCCCAGGAGCTCAGCAGTCTGGAGGACACAGTGGCAGCTCTGAGGGAGGACTATGAAAGGTCTCTTAGTGCCAAATCTGCCTCTCAGAAGGATCTGCAGGAGAACCTGATCTCCGCCAAACACGAGCTTTTGCGAGTGCAGGAGCAGCTGTCGTTGGCAGAGAAG GAGTTGGACAAGAAGTTCCAGCAAACTGCAGCCTATCGCAACATGAAGGAGATCCTGACCAAGAAAAATGAGCAGATCAAAGAAATTAGAAAACGATTGCAGAG ATATGAGCCCAATGAATGA
- the lztfl1 gene encoding leucine zipper transcription factor-like protein 1 isoform X2, with protein MAEFEFNEHHQNEVINYMRFARSKMVLRLKTIDSCFEELKDSRLVEETFTVDEVKEMLDGLQAVVRGEVEMELINTAHTNVLLLRQLFSQAEKFYLRLQSDISELENRELLEQVAEFEKTDFKTAKINQETSKPKLLAPLNEGGVAELLNKEIARLQEENDKLKSRLRTLESQAMSALDERTKAERALKDLQKVHGEQQELSSLEDTVAALREDYERSLSAKSASQKDLQENLISAKHELLRVQEQLSLAEKELDKKFQQTAAYRNMKEILTKKNEQIKEIRKRLQRYEPNE; from the exons ATG GCTGAATTTGAGTTTAATGAACACCATCAGAATGAAGTCATCAATTACATGCGATTTGCACGTTCAAAGATGGTCCTGAGACTAAAGACTATTGACTCATGCTTTGAAGAACTCAAAGATAGCAG GCTGGTGGAGGAGACCTTCACAGTGGACGAAGTGAAGGAGATGCTGGATGGGCTGCAGGCCGTGGTGCGTGGGGAGGTGGAGATGGAGCTGATAAACACAGCTCACACCAATGTGCTGCTGCTCAGGCAGCTCTTCTCCCAGGCTGAGAAGTTTTACCTTCGACTGCAAAGTGATATCTCAGAGCTGGAAAACAG GGAGTTGTTAGAACAAGTGGCTGAATTTGAGAAGACTGACTTTAAAACTGCTAAG ATTAACCAGGAAACAAGCAAACCCAAGCTACTAGCACCACTGAATGAAGGTGGGGTGGCTGAACTTCTTAACAAG GAGATAGCGAGACTACAGGAGGAAAATGATAAATTGAAGTCCAGGCTGCGGACTTTAGAATCCCAG GCAATGAGTGCACTGGATGAGAGAACCAAGGCAGAAAGAGCTCTGAAAGACCTCCAGAAGGTGCACGGTGAACAGCAG GAGCTCAGCAGTCTGGAGGACACAGTGGCAGCTCTGAGGGAGGACTATGAAAGGTCTCTTAGTGCCAAATCTGCCTCTCAGAAGGATCTGCAGGAGAACCTGATCTCCGCCAAACACGAGCTTTTGCGAGTGCAGGAGCAGCTGTCGTTGGCAGAGAAG GAGTTGGACAAGAAGTTCCAGCAAACTGCAGCCTATCGCAACATGAAGGAGATCCTGACCAAGAAAAATGAGCAGATCAAAGAAATTAGAAAACGATTGCAGAG ATATGAGCCCAATGAATGA